Below is a window of Sandaracinaceae bacterium DNA.
ACGGATTCGACCCGCCCAAAGCGACCTTTGACGAATTCTCGGATTGGCCAACTCGTCGCAATTGCAGCCAAAACGTTGCCCGCGCGGGCGTGGTTCGGACGGTTTTTGAAGAAAGGGGCTTGGCAAAACGTCCAAAGCGCGCACATTCTCTCTGTAAGTCGTCCAAACAGAACTTCGGGGAACATCATGAACACCAAGACCGACCAGCTCTCGTCCGTAGGCCGCTACATCCGCTCGCTCGGGGAGCGCCCGCCGCTCGAGCCCGAAGAGGAGCGCGAGCTCGCGCGTCGCTGGATCGACGGGGACGAGCTCGCGGGGCGTCGCATCATCGAGGCGAGCCTCCCGTTCGTGATCCGCGTGGCCAAGGGCTACCGCCGCTGGGGCATCCCGCTCGAGGATCTCATCCAGCAGGGCAACCTGGGCCTGCTCAAGGCGGCCAAGAAGTTCGACCCGGACAAGGACTGCCGTCTGATCACGTACGCGAGCTACTGGATCCGCGCCGAGATCCGCGACTACGTCGTCCGCACCTACCGCATCGTGCGCCTCGGCGCGACGGCCACCGAGCGCCGCGCCATCCGCGCCTACCGCCGCAGCGGCGTCGAGGGCCCGGAGGAGCTGGCCGAGGTCAGCGGCATGCCGCTGAAGCGGGCCAAGAAGCTCTGGCCGCTCCTGACGGCCGGCGAGGTCGCGCTCGACGCGAGTCGCCCCGACGGTACGCCCGTGGTCGAGCGTCTCACCGGGACCCAGAGCACGCCCGAGGAGACCGTGGCTCGCGACCACCGCATCCACCGCGTCCGCGCGATGCTGCCCGAGGTCCTGGCTTCGCTGACCGAGCGCGAGCGTCGCATCGTCGAGGCGCGCATGCTCGCCGACGATCCCTGCACCCTCCGGGAGCTGGGCAAGGAGCTGGGCGTCTGTCGCGAGCGCGTGCGTCAGCTCGAGGTGCAGGCGCGCGAGAAGCTGCGCGTCGCCTTCGCCGACTACGCCCCGGCCGCGGCCTGATCGTCGGGGTCCGGGTCTGGAGCACCCTCTGCGGCGCGGAAGCCGAGCCCGCAGATGAAGATCTCGTAGCTCTCGTTCCGCGTGGCCTTCGGCTTGACCACCTTGACCTTCTCGAAGCGCGCGGCCACCGCGGCCCGCGCCTGCTCGAAGTCTCCGCCCTGGAAGATCTTCGCGACGAATGATCCGCCCGGCGTGAGCACACCGACCGCGACCTCGAGCGCCTGCATGAAGAGCTCGAAGCTGCGCGCCTGGTCGGTGAAGCGATGGCCCGTCGTCGACGGAGCCATGTCGCTCATCACCACGTCCCAGGCCCCCGCGCCGCCGAAGTCGTCCGCGCTCATCTCGAGGAGATCGCCCTGGACGATCTCCGCGTTCTCGGGGAGCGCGCCGCGGAAGGGCTGGAGGTCCACGCCGAAGACCTTGCCCTCGCGCTGGACCTTCTCGGCCGCGTAGCTCGTCCAGGACCCCGGGAACGCGCCGAGATCGAGCACCCTCGCGCCGCGGCGCAGGATGCCCGTCTTCTCGTCGATCTCCTCGAGCTTGTAAACGCTTCGGGCGGCGTAGCCCTCGCGTTTGGCCCGCCGCCCGTAGGAGTCCTGATGTCGGCGCTTCCGTCGGGAGCGCGCCACGATCTTCTCAGGCCTCCGCGACCTTGCCGCGGTTCTTCTTCTTCACCGCGCCGCGGACCGTGATGTAGCCGTTGCGGGGGCCGGGCACGCCGCCCTCGACCAGGAGCAGACCCTCGTCGTCCATCACGCGCGCGATGGGCAGGTTGAGGATGGTGACCCGCTCGTCGCCGTACTGGCCGGGCATCTTCACGCCGGGGAGCACGCGGCCGGGGGTCATGTTCGCGCCGATGGAGCCGCCGTGACGCTTGTACTCGTGCGTGCCGTGACCGACGGTGCCGGCGCCGGCGAAGTTCCAGCGCTTCATGACGCCGGTGAAGCCGCGGCCCTTGGTCTGGCCCGAGACGTCCACGAACTGGCCCTCACTGAAGAGGTCGCTCGGCTTGAGCGCCTGACCGACCTCGAACGTGGCCACGTCCTCGGCCGAGAGGCGGAACTCGCGGACGACCTTCTTGGCCGACACGCCGGCCTTGTCGAAGAAGCCCTTCTCGGGCTTGTTGACCAGCTTCTCGCGCTTGTCCTCGAAGCCGAGGATGAGGGCCGAGTAGCCGTCCTTCTCCGCCGTGCGCTTGCCGAGCACGGTGCATCCACCGACCTTGAGCACCGTCACGCGGACGACGTCTCCGTCTTCGTTGAAAAGCTGAGTGTTTCCGAGCTTCTTGCCGATGAGGCCGGGATGCGTGTTCATGGGGTACCTGTGCTCACTGCGAAAAAGACGCCGAAGGATAGAGACGCAGCCTTCTGCGTCAAGGCCCGCCCGGTCCGAGAGTCGGGGTCCAGGGCGATCCGGGGGACGCGCGCGACCCCGGAGATCCGGCCGGTCGCAGCGGGACGCGCACCATGACGCGGGGGCGCGCCAGGCGCAAGCGCGAAACAGAGGGCTCCCGCGAGATCACGCGTCGGGGAGAACGACCACCCGGCGGGCCACGTCCCGCACGCGCCCGGACCCGCTCACCTGGAGCTGGACGCGCACGCGCTGGCCGGGGCGCAGGTCCCGCGCGGCGCCGGGCCGTCCCCGGATCACGAACAGGGTCTGGGGGTTCCAGCGCACGCGTCGCTCGCGATCTCCGACCGGCTCGACGCGGATGACGAGGGTGCGCGACGCGGTGTCCATCGCCGCGATCGGGCCGACGACCTCGGCCGACTGCGCCTCGGCGACGCTCCCCAACACGACGAGCGCGGCGACGACCACGAGGAGCCCACGTCTCATGAGGCGCTCGCGGTCTGCTCGAGCAGCTCCAGCGCCCGCTCCCCCGCCTCGTCGTCCCGCAGAGCCAGGGTCCGCAGCCCGGCGTACGCGGTGTCGCTCTCGGGGGCGAGCTTGGCGAGCGCCTCGGCGAGCACCACCGGATCGGTCCCGCGCGGACGCCTCGCGAGCGCGGCCAGCTCCGGGGCGAGCTCGGTCGCTCGCAGCTCGCCCACGAGCTGCACCGCGTAGCTGCGCGCGTCCCAGCGGAGCGCGCCGAGGACGCCGCGGAGCGCGGGCACGCCCCGCTCGTCGCCGAGTCGGACGAGCGCGGCGGCGGCGGCG
It encodes the following:
- a CDS encoding RlmE family RNA methyltransferase; protein product: MARSRRKRRHQDSYGRRAKREGYAARSVYKLEEIDEKTGILRRGARVLDLGAFPGSWTSYAAEKVQREGKVFGVDLQPFRGALPENAEIVQGDLLEMSADDFGGAGAWDVVMSDMAPSTTGHRFTDQARSFELFMQALEVAVGVLTPGGSFVAKIFQGGDFEQARAAVAARFEKVKVVKPKATRNESYEIFICGLGFRAAEGAPDPDPDDQAAAGA
- a CDS encoding sigma-70 family RNA polymerase sigma factor, with product MNTKTDQLSSVGRYIRSLGERPPLEPEEERELARRWIDGDELAGRRIIEASLPFVIRVAKGYRRWGIPLEDLIQQGNLGLLKAAKKFDPDKDCRLITYASYWIRAEIRDYVVRTYRIVRLGATATERRAIRAYRRSGVEGPEELAEVSGMPLKRAKKLWPLLTAGEVALDASRPDGTPVVERLTGTQSTPEETVARDHRIHRVRAMLPEVLASLTERERRIVEARMLADDPCTLRELGKELGVCRERVRQLEVQAREKLRVAFADYAPAAA
- the rplC gene encoding 50S ribosomal protein L3; its protein translation is MNTHPGLIGKKLGNTQLFNEDGDVVRVTVLKVGGCTVLGKRTAEKDGYSALILGFEDKREKLVNKPEKGFFDKAGVSAKKVVREFRLSAEDVATFEVGQALKPSDLFSEGQFVDVSGQTKGRGFTGVMKRWNFAGAGTVGHGTHEYKRHGGSIGANMTPGRVLPGVKMPGQYGDERVTILNLPIARVMDDEGLLLVEGGVPGPRNGYITVRGAVKKKNRGKVAEA